The nucleotide sequence GCAGTCACCGATTTAGAATCCGGAAATGAAAACGTTCTTGTTTTTACTGGAGATACACTATTTGTGAATGATGTTGGCCGAACCGATTTTGGTGGACCTAAAAAGATAAGAGAATGGTCTGAAAATCTCTATAATAGCATATTCAAGAAACTTCTTCCACTTGGCGATCATGTAATTCTTTGTCCTGCCCATGGCGCTGGATCAGTCTGCGGATTAAAGATTGCTCAAAGAGAGTGGAGTACTTTAGGTATCGAACGTATGTTAAATCCTCTTCTCCAACTATCTAAAGAAGAATTTATTAAACATAAAATTGAAGAACGCCACCAGTACATCCCATACTTTAAATTAATGGAAAAATATAATGTTGAGGGTGCACCATTTTTAGGAGCCGGCCCAAATTACAAAGCTTTGTCTCCGATAGAATTTAAAAAAGAGATTGGAAAAAACACAATTATACTAGATGTTCGATCACCATCAGCCTTTGGTGGCGCACACATACCAAATTCCTACAGCATCCCGAAAAAAGCATTGTCATTGGTTGGGTGGTTCATACCACATGACAAACCTATTCTAATAGTAATCGATGACGTCAACGATCTTAAATACATATCAGGTCTTGCCAGAATTGGTTACGACAATGTGAGAGGATATTTGGCCGGAGGTTTAGCATCTTGGTATTCACTTGGCTATCCCCTAAAATCTCTCGGATTACTAAGACCTGATGATCTGAAATCATGGCTAGATTCTGGAAAAGAGTGCTTTGTATTAGACGTTAGAAGTGCAGATGAATTTGAAGACGGACATATTGAATCCGCGACGAACATTTATGTAGGGAACATAAATAAACAAATTAAAAAAATTCCAAAAAAATACCCTATTGTAGTCGTCTGCGAAACTGGAAATAGAGCAAGCGTTGCTGCAAGCATTCTACTAAAAAATGGATATGAAAAAGTATACAATGTTTTAGGTGGCATGAATGCTTGGAAGGAGCTCGGATATGCTGTGTCAAAATAAAATATCATTAATTATTAATTTTTTAAATGCAATTACAAATGCTAATATGACAACATATAAAAACATTTGAAATAATTCTTTTAAGGTCTAAAAAAATATGGAAAAACAAAAAAAATTACAAAATAAAATAGAGTGCTACTCATGTAAGCATGTTGAGTGGAGTACACTTATAATTACACCAAAATTGAAATTTTTACATAGCAATAAAAATTTTTTGTTAGTAATATTCTTGTCTTTTGCTTCATATATTGTAACCGCGGGTCAACCGGAGATACTGAGAAAAGTCGTAGCTACGTTTATTTTGTCATCCGGATGTTGGATACTCGAAGTATTTCCCTTACCGATCACAGGCTTAATGATTCCTGCAGTACTTACACTTCTTGGTGTGTTTTTGCCAAAAGATGCTTTCGCACCTTTTTCACATCCAATTATTTTTCTTATGATTGGTGGTCTTGTTTTAGGGCAAGCAATAAGAAAACATGAACTTGATAAACGGATTGCGTTGACTTTGTTGATCTATTCTAAAGGTGAGTTAGAGATGTTGGTCTTACTTGTCATGTTTACTGCCGCTTTTATAAGTATGTGGATGTCAAATACTGTAGCTGTATCTGTAATTTTGCCTATTATTCTTTCAATACTAAATGCACTACCAAATGAATTCATCAATCTTAAGGAAAAAATACTTTTGGGGTTATCTGTAAGCACATCAATTGGCGGTATGGCAATGATAACAGGAAGTACGCCGGCTATGATTGCAGTAGCATTCTTAGAAAAAAATGCAAATTTTGGATTTATCCAATGGGCTTATTATGGATTGCCCATTTCACTACTCTCGTTACTAATTGCTTTTATAATCTTAAATAGAATGTATCCTTTGGTAAAGGTAAATCTCAACATAGACGCGGTAGTAGTTCAGAAAAAGAACATGGGAAATTTAAGTGGTAGTCAGAAGAAAGTAATTGCCATTTTTTTTACAACCATATTCCTATGGTTTATGGGAGGCCAAGTTGAACTTGTACTTGGACTACCGCCTTCGATCTCTAGCGCCGCAGTTGTTTCAATACTTACAGTCTTAGCAATGTTTGGATTCGGTCTACTTGACTTGAGAGACTTGCAATTAATTCACTGGGAACTGATATTTCTTGTCGGTGGCGGAATTCTATTGGGTGAGGCTATTAATTTTTCAGGCGTAGCTGAAAGAATCAGTAGCATAATAGCCTCCCTACATGGCTTCGTCCCTACTATATTAATACTTACTGTGTTAAGTTTAATATCGTTGGTACTTACAAACTTTATTTCGAATAGTGCAACTGCCGCTATTTTAATTCCAATTTCAATTGACGTAGCACACATTATAGGGATTACCCCTATTCCATTTGTCATGGCGGTAGCTTTGTCTGCCACTATAGCATTTATAACACCCATAGGTGTTCCATCTACTTCTTTAATATATTCAACCGGACAAGTCTCAAAGGGCAATCTAATTAAAACAGGTATTTTTGTTGCCATTCCTACTTTACTAGTAACTTTGATTATAGTTTGGATTTTGCCAATACCTCGGTGACAGCCATTTCGAATGTAATTTAGAGTTTTACTTGGAAGAATAAATGTTACGGACATTTACAAATTAGCAAAGAACATACGCATAAACTGTGAAGCTGTATTTTATTGTTT is from Candidatus Bathyarchaeota archaeon and encodes:
- a CDS encoding SLC13/DASS family transporter, whose translation is MEKQKKLQNKIECYSCKHVEWSTLIITPKLKFLHSNKNFLLVIFLSFASYIVTAGQPEILRKVVATFILSSGCWILEVFPLPITGLMIPAVLTLLGVFLPKDAFAPFSHPIIFLMIGGLVLGQAIRKHELDKRIALTLLIYSKGELEMLVLLVMFTAAFISMWMSNTVAVSVILPIILSILNALPNEFINLKEKILLGLSVSTSIGGMAMITGSTPAMIAVAFLEKNANFGFIQWAYYGLPISLLSLLIAFIILNRMYPLVKVNLNIDAVVVQKKNMGNLSGSQKKVIAIFFTTIFLWFMGGQVELVLGLPPSISSAAVVSILTVLAMFGFGLLDLRDLQLIHWELIFLVGGGILLGEAINFSGVAERISSIIASLHGFVPTILILTVLSLISLVLTNFISNSATAAILIPISIDVAHIIGITPIPFVMAVALSATIAFITPIGVPSTSLIYSTGQVSKGNLIKTGIFVAIPTLLVTLIIVWILPIPR